The Ochotona princeps isolate mOchPri1 chromosome 1, mOchPri1.hap1, whole genome shotgun sequence genome has a segment encoding these proteins:
- the ZBTB9 gene encoding zinc finger and BTB domain-containing protein 9, translated as MENTSLPLPPGPSSAACSSTPRTIQIEFPQHSSSLLESLNRHRLEGKFCDVSLLVQGRELRAHKAVLAAASPYFHDKLLLGDAPRLTLPSVIEADAFEGLLQLIYSGHLRLPLDALPAHLLVASGLQMWQVVDQCSEILRELETSNGGISGRGTTSYQALLSSSPSPGSWCVRASPSQPPAQSSAPAERPVSTESPVGGEGSELGEVLQIQVEEEEEEEEEEDEDDDESQGSAALSQTPQPQRVSGSLPRPHGSLALPGSTPPCRLSEGDSAPPDTPAPSTVLPPKIFYIKQEPFEPKEELSGGGTSSGGTKEETKVFPGGDTVGSGELGFMLPSGVGAASGGGGASWKPVDLHGNEILSSGGGPGGAGQAVHGPVKLGGAPPADGKRFGCLCGKRFAVKPKRDRHIMLTFSLRPFGCGICNKRFKLKHHLTEHMKTHAGALHACPHCGRRFRVHACFLRHRDLCKGQGWATAHWTYK; from the coding sequence ATGGAGAATACCTCGCTGCCTTTGCCGCCCGGGCCCTCCTCTGCAGCCTGCAGCTCAACGCCGCGGACCATCCAGATCGAGTTCCCTCAGCATAGCTCGTCCCTGCTCGAGTCCCTGAACCGCCACAGACTGGAGGGCAAGTTTTGCGACGTGTCCCTGCTGGTGCAGGGCCGCGAGCTCAGGGCCCACAAAGCTGTGTTGGCTGCCGCCTCCCCTTACTTCCACGATAAGCTGCTTCTGGGGGATGCACCCCGCCTCACCCTCCCAAGTGTCATCGAAGCCGACGCCTTCGAGGGGCTGCTGCAGCTCATTTATTCGGGCCACCTCCGCCTGCCCCTGGATGCTCTCCCTGCTCATCTCCTTGTGGCCAGTGGCCTTCAGATGTGGCAGGTCGTGGATCAGTGCTCAGAGATTCTCAGAGAGCTGGAAACTTCGAATGGTGGCATCTCGGGCCGGGGAACGACCTCCTACCAAGCGCTGCTGTCCAGCTCGCCCTCTCCAGGAAGCTGGTGCGTGCGCGCGTCcccttcccagcccccagcccagtcCTCTGCTCCCGCTGAGAGACCCGTGTCCACTGAGAGCCccgtgggaggggaggggagtgaactGGGGGAGGTGTTGCAGAtccaggtggaggaggaggaagaagaggaggaggaggaggacgaagaTGATGATGAGAGCCAGGGATCAGCAGCGTTGTCTCAGACTCCGCAACCGCAGAGGGTATCGGGGAGTCTTCCCCGTCCTCATGGATCCCTGGCTCTGCCAGGGTCCACCCCTCCCTGCAGGCTCTCTGAGGGGGACAGTGCGCCACCTGACACTCCGGCCCCTTCTACTGTGCTGCCCCCTAAAATCTTCTACATTAAGCAGGAACCTTTTGAGCCGAAAGAGGAGTTGTCAGGAGGTGGAACCTCCTCTGGAGGTACTAAGGAGGAGACCAAAGTGTTTCCTGGAGGGGACACTGTGGGGAGTGGGGAGCTGGGGTTCATGTTGCCATCAGGGGTAGGGGCAGcatctgggggagggggtgcctCCTGGAAACCAGTGGATCTCCATGGAAATGAAATTCTGTCCAGCGGCGGAGGACCTGGGGGGGCCGGGCAGGCGGTGCATGGTCCCGTGAAGCTAGGCGGTGCACCGCCCGCCGACGGAAAGCGCTTTGGTTGCTTGTGTGGGAAACGGTTTGCGGTGAAACCCAAGCGTGACCGCCACATCATGCTGACCTTCAGCCTCCGGCCTTTTGGCTGTGGCATCTGCAATAAGCGATTCAAGCTGAAGCATCATCTGACAGAGCACATGAAAACTCATGCTGGAGCCCTGCACGCCTGTCCCCACTGTGGTCGTCGGTTTCGGGTCCATGCCTGTTTCCTGCGCCACCGAGACCTGTgtaagggccagggctgggccactgcTCACTGGACTTACAAGTAA